A section of the Xiphias gladius isolate SHS-SW01 ecotype Sanya breed wild chromosome 8, ASM1685928v1, whole genome shotgun sequence genome encodes:
- the dusp8a gene encoding dual specificity protein phosphatase 8a isoform X3: MPLDVVIAPAEDCFWPDLQETDMRLKIRVRRMKEGRELRGGFAAFSSCFPGLCEGKPATALPMSLSQPCLPVANVGPTRILPHLYLGSQKDVLNKDLMAQNGITYVLNASNTCPKPDFISESHFMRIPVNDNYCEKLLPWLDKTNEFIDKAKVSNCRVIVHCLAGISRSATIAIAYIMKTMGLSSDDAYRFVKDRRPSISPNFNFLGQLLEFEKGLRLLQALTSTSDDKISENNTKQSSDVNGVTTGFEMNGHHNSYDSSVAEPHIPPEPKLPSPTSLQQGFNGLHLSAERIMDTNRLKRSFSLDIKSVYSPNSPHCPSLAPTHSEDVPKLCKLDSPGTGTSNGVCSASPVLDSPSSSDSPFPSPGSGGSIGGLGLGGSEGVHRSSSSSSRPRRKHKHSSGSSPVHSQQHQPPQSLSLTLDHKSPSLDENIKGSLLLSLPSLPTVGSGAMWTKHRDTVQATTPVTPVTPTTDAPWHFGAEEGGEKEMELGGGGDGAGEESSVRFGSSSAYVAFGCSEGVRLRDKSQREKPSASQTQRDRRDSASSSTVSMSNSSNNSGPASEKQFKRRSCQMEFEEGISETRSREELGKIGKQSSFSGSMEIIEVS; the protein is encoded by the exons ATGCCTCTGGATGTGGTGATTGCCCCAGCGGAGGACTGTTTTTGGCCGGACCTGCAGGAAACAGACATGAGGCTGAAGATCAGGGTCCGCCGaatgaaggaggggagagagctACGAG GAGGTTTTGctgctttctcctcctgtttcccCGGCCTGTGTGAAGGGAAGCCTGCCACTGCTCTACCTATGAGCTTGTCCCAGCCCTGCTTGCCTGTGGCTAATGTAGGGCCAACTCGTATCCTGCCACACCTCTACCTGGGCTCACAGAAGGACGTCCTCAACAAG GATCTAATGGCTCAGAATGGTATCACCTATGTGCTGAATGCCAGCAACACCTGCCCCAAGCCAGACTTTATCAGTGAGAGTCACTTCATGCGCATCCCAGTAAATGACAATTACTGTGAGAAACTGCTTCCCTGGCTGGACAAAACTAATGAATTTATAG ACAAAGCTAAGGTGTCAAACTGCAGAGTCATTGTGCACTGCCTGGCTGGAATCTCGCGTTCAGCAACCATTGCCATTGCATACATCATGAAGACAATGGGCTTGTCTTCAGACGATGCCTACAG GTTTGTAAAGGACCGAAGACCGTCCATATCCCCAAACTTCAACTTCCTTGGTCAGCTGCTAGAGTTTGAGAAGGGCCTTCGATTACTCCAAGCTTTAACTTCAACCTCTGATGACAAGATctctgaaaacaacactaaacAAAGCTCAGATGTTAATGGAGTCACCACAGGTTTCGAGATGAATGGTCACCATAACAGCTATGACTCATCTGTGGCAGAGCCACACATCCCACCCGAGCCCAAGCTACCATCACCCACCTCCCTCCAGCAAGGCTTCAATGGCCTGCACCTCTCTGCAGAGAGGATCATGGACACTAACCGGCTCAAACGCTCCTTCTCCCTGGATATTAAGTCTGTCTACTCCCCCAACAGTCCCCACTGCCCCAGCCTGGCACCCACACATTCTGAAGACGTCCCCAAGCTGTGCAAGCTTGACAGCCCAGGAACAGGCACCTCCAATGGTGTCTGCTCCGCATCTCCCGTCCTAGACAGCCCCAGCTCATCTGACTCACCATTCCCCTCACCAGGCAGCGGTGGCAGCATCGGAGGTTTGGGGCTCGGAGGAAGTGAAGGAGTCCACCGATCTAGTTCGTCCTCATCTAGACccaggagaaaacacaagcacagcTCCGGCAGTTCGCCAGTCCACTCCCAACAACACCAACCTCCACAGTCTCTCAGTTTGACGCTGGACCACAAGAGCCCCAGCCTGGACGAGAACATAAAGGGCTCCTTGCTCCTCTCACTACCCTCCCTGCCCACAGTGGGGTCTGGGGCCATGTGGACCAAACATAGAGACACTGTCCAGGCCACCACTCCGGTCACACCCGTCACCCCCACGACAGATGCCCCCTGGCACTTTGGGGCAGAGGAGGGTGgtgagaaagagatggagctgggaggaggaggggatggagcaggagaggagtCGTCGGTGAGGTTTGGGAGCAGCTCGGCGTATGTGGCGTTTGGGTGCAGTGAAGGTGTGCGGTTACGAGACAAATCCCAGAGGGAGAAGCCCTCGGCTTCACAGACGCAGAGAGACCGACGTGACTCCGCATCGTCGTCCACAGTGTCCATGTCCAACAGCTCGAACAACAGCGGGCCTGCGTCAGAGAAGCAGTTCAAGCGGCGCAGCTGTCAGATGGAGTTTGAGGAGGGCATCTCTGAGACACGGTCCCGAGAAGAACTTGGGAAGATCGGGAAGCAGTCTAGCTTCTCTGGGAGCATGGAGATCATCGAGGTATCCTGA
- the dusp8a gene encoding dual specificity protein phosphatase 8a isoform X2, translating to MGSNTHSLVELGRKQEVVVYDQSSKEAGHLSKDGFVHILMGKLEGTFHKVSLLTGGFAAFSSCFPGLCEGKPATALPMSLSQPCLPVANVGPTRILPHLYLGSQKDVLNKDLMAQNGITYVLNASNTCPKPDFISESHFMRIPVNDNYCEKLLPWLDKTNEFIDKAKVSNCRVIVHCLAGISRSATIAIAYIMKTMGLSSDDAYRFVKDRRPSISPNFNFLGQLLEFEKGLRLLQALTSTSDDKISENNTKQSSDVNGVTTGFEMNGHHNSYDSSVAEPHIPPEPKLPSPTSLQQGFNGLHLSAERIMDTNRLKRSFSLDIKSVYSPNSPHCPSLAPTHSEDVPKLCKLDSPGTGTSNGVCSASPVLDSPSSSDSPFPSPGSGGSIGGLGLGGSEGVHRSSSSSSRPRRKHKHSSGSSPVHSQQHQPPQSLSLTLDHKSPSLDENIKGSLLLSLPSLPTVGSGAMWTKHRDTVQATTPVTPVTPTTDAPWHFGAEEGGEKEMELGGGGDGAGEESSVRFGSSSAYVAFGCSEGVRLRDKSQREKPSASQTQRDRRDSASSSTVSMSNSSNNSGPASEKQFKRRSCQMEFEEGISETRSREELGKIGKQSSFSGSMEIIEVS from the exons ATGGGgagcaacacacacagcctg GTGGAGCTGGGCAGGAAGCAGGAAGTGGTGGTTTACGACCAGAGTTCCAAAGAAGCGGGGCATCTGTCCAAAGACGGCTTTGTGCACATTCTCATGGGAAAGTTGGAGGGTACCTTCCACAAAGTCTCCCTGCTCACCG GAGGTTTTGctgctttctcctcctgtttcccCGGCCTGTGTGAAGGGAAGCCTGCCACTGCTCTACCTATGAGCTTGTCCCAGCCCTGCTTGCCTGTGGCTAATGTAGGGCCAACTCGTATCCTGCCACACCTCTACCTGGGCTCACAGAAGGACGTCCTCAACAAG GATCTAATGGCTCAGAATGGTATCACCTATGTGCTGAATGCCAGCAACACCTGCCCCAAGCCAGACTTTATCAGTGAGAGTCACTTCATGCGCATCCCAGTAAATGACAATTACTGTGAGAAACTGCTTCCCTGGCTGGACAAAACTAATGAATTTATAG ACAAAGCTAAGGTGTCAAACTGCAGAGTCATTGTGCACTGCCTGGCTGGAATCTCGCGTTCAGCAACCATTGCCATTGCATACATCATGAAGACAATGGGCTTGTCTTCAGACGATGCCTACAG GTTTGTAAAGGACCGAAGACCGTCCATATCCCCAAACTTCAACTTCCTTGGTCAGCTGCTAGAGTTTGAGAAGGGCCTTCGATTACTCCAAGCTTTAACTTCAACCTCTGATGACAAGATctctgaaaacaacactaaacAAAGCTCAGATGTTAATGGAGTCACCACAGGTTTCGAGATGAATGGTCACCATAACAGCTATGACTCATCTGTGGCAGAGCCACACATCCCACCCGAGCCCAAGCTACCATCACCCACCTCCCTCCAGCAAGGCTTCAATGGCCTGCACCTCTCTGCAGAGAGGATCATGGACACTAACCGGCTCAAACGCTCCTTCTCCCTGGATATTAAGTCTGTCTACTCCCCCAACAGTCCCCACTGCCCCAGCCTGGCACCCACACATTCTGAAGACGTCCCCAAGCTGTGCAAGCTTGACAGCCCAGGAACAGGCACCTCCAATGGTGTCTGCTCCGCATCTCCCGTCCTAGACAGCCCCAGCTCATCTGACTCACCATTCCCCTCACCAGGCAGCGGTGGCAGCATCGGAGGTTTGGGGCTCGGAGGAAGTGAAGGAGTCCACCGATCTAGTTCGTCCTCATCTAGACccaggagaaaacacaagcacagcTCCGGCAGTTCGCCAGTCCACTCCCAACAACACCAACCTCCACAGTCTCTCAGTTTGACGCTGGACCACAAGAGCCCCAGCCTGGACGAGAACATAAAGGGCTCCTTGCTCCTCTCACTACCCTCCCTGCCCACAGTGGGGTCTGGGGCCATGTGGACCAAACATAGAGACACTGTCCAGGCCACCACTCCGGTCACACCCGTCACCCCCACGACAGATGCCCCCTGGCACTTTGGGGCAGAGGAGGGTGgtgagaaagagatggagctgggaggaggaggggatggagcaggagaggagtCGTCGGTGAGGTTTGGGAGCAGCTCGGCGTATGTGGCGTTTGGGTGCAGTGAAGGTGTGCGGTTACGAGACAAATCCCAGAGGGAGAAGCCCTCGGCTTCACAGACGCAGAGAGACCGACGTGACTCCGCATCGTCGTCCACAGTGTCCATGTCCAACAGCTCGAACAACAGCGGGCCTGCGTCAGAGAAGCAGTTCAAGCGGCGCAGCTGTCAGATGGAGTTTGAGGAGGGCATCTCTGAGACACGGTCCCGAGAAGAACTTGGGAAGATCGGGAAGCAGTCTAGCTTCTCTGGGAGCATGGAGATCATCGAGGTATCCTGA
- the dusp8a gene encoding dual specificity protein phosphatase 8a isoform X4: MGKLEGTFHKVSLLTGGFAAFSSCFPGLCEGKPATALPMSLSQPCLPVANVGPTRILPHLYLGSQKDVLNKDLMAQNGITYVLNASNTCPKPDFISESHFMRIPVNDNYCEKLLPWLDKTNEFIDKAKVSNCRVIVHCLAGISRSATIAIAYIMKTMGLSSDDAYRFVKDRRPSISPNFNFLGQLLEFEKGLRLLQALTSTSDDKISENNTKQSSDVNGVTTGFEMNGHHNSYDSSVAEPHIPPEPKLPSPTSLQQGFNGLHLSAERIMDTNRLKRSFSLDIKSVYSPNSPHCPSLAPTHSEDVPKLCKLDSPGTGTSNGVCSASPVLDSPSSSDSPFPSPGSGGSIGGLGLGGSEGVHRSSSSSSRPRRKHKHSSGSSPVHSQQHQPPQSLSLTLDHKSPSLDENIKGSLLLSLPSLPTVGSGAMWTKHRDTVQATTPVTPVTPTTDAPWHFGAEEGGEKEMELGGGGDGAGEESSVRFGSSSAYVAFGCSEGVRLRDKSQREKPSASQTQRDRRDSASSSTVSMSNSSNNSGPASEKQFKRRSCQMEFEEGISETRSREELGKIGKQSSFSGSMEIIEVS; encoded by the exons ATGGGAAAGTTGGAGGGTACCTTCCACAAAGTCTCCCTGCTCACCG GAGGTTTTGctgctttctcctcctgtttcccCGGCCTGTGTGAAGGGAAGCCTGCCACTGCTCTACCTATGAGCTTGTCCCAGCCCTGCTTGCCTGTGGCTAATGTAGGGCCAACTCGTATCCTGCCACACCTCTACCTGGGCTCACAGAAGGACGTCCTCAACAAG GATCTAATGGCTCAGAATGGTATCACCTATGTGCTGAATGCCAGCAACACCTGCCCCAAGCCAGACTTTATCAGTGAGAGTCACTTCATGCGCATCCCAGTAAATGACAATTACTGTGAGAAACTGCTTCCCTGGCTGGACAAAACTAATGAATTTATAG ACAAAGCTAAGGTGTCAAACTGCAGAGTCATTGTGCACTGCCTGGCTGGAATCTCGCGTTCAGCAACCATTGCCATTGCATACATCATGAAGACAATGGGCTTGTCTTCAGACGATGCCTACAG GTTTGTAAAGGACCGAAGACCGTCCATATCCCCAAACTTCAACTTCCTTGGTCAGCTGCTAGAGTTTGAGAAGGGCCTTCGATTACTCCAAGCTTTAACTTCAACCTCTGATGACAAGATctctgaaaacaacactaaacAAAGCTCAGATGTTAATGGAGTCACCACAGGTTTCGAGATGAATGGTCACCATAACAGCTATGACTCATCTGTGGCAGAGCCACACATCCCACCCGAGCCCAAGCTACCATCACCCACCTCCCTCCAGCAAGGCTTCAATGGCCTGCACCTCTCTGCAGAGAGGATCATGGACACTAACCGGCTCAAACGCTCCTTCTCCCTGGATATTAAGTCTGTCTACTCCCCCAACAGTCCCCACTGCCCCAGCCTGGCACCCACACATTCTGAAGACGTCCCCAAGCTGTGCAAGCTTGACAGCCCAGGAACAGGCACCTCCAATGGTGTCTGCTCCGCATCTCCCGTCCTAGACAGCCCCAGCTCATCTGACTCACCATTCCCCTCACCAGGCAGCGGTGGCAGCATCGGAGGTTTGGGGCTCGGAGGAAGTGAAGGAGTCCACCGATCTAGTTCGTCCTCATCTAGACccaggagaaaacacaagcacagcTCCGGCAGTTCGCCAGTCCACTCCCAACAACACCAACCTCCACAGTCTCTCAGTTTGACGCTGGACCACAAGAGCCCCAGCCTGGACGAGAACATAAAGGGCTCCTTGCTCCTCTCACTACCCTCCCTGCCCACAGTGGGGTCTGGGGCCATGTGGACCAAACATAGAGACACTGTCCAGGCCACCACTCCGGTCACACCCGTCACCCCCACGACAGATGCCCCCTGGCACTTTGGGGCAGAGGAGGGTGgtgagaaagagatggagctgggaggaggaggggatggagcaggagaggagtCGTCGGTGAGGTTTGGGAGCAGCTCGGCGTATGTGGCGTTTGGGTGCAGTGAAGGTGTGCGGTTACGAGACAAATCCCAGAGGGAGAAGCCCTCGGCTTCACAGACGCAGAGAGACCGACGTGACTCCGCATCGTCGTCCACAGTGTCCATGTCCAACAGCTCGAACAACAGCGGGCCTGCGTCAGAGAAGCAGTTCAAGCGGCGCAGCTGTCAGATGGAGTTTGAGGAGGGCATCTCTGAGACACGGTCCCGAGAAGAACTTGGGAAGATCGGGAAGCAGTCTAGCTTCTCTGGGAGCATGGAGATCATCGAGGTATCCTGA